One Bacteroidota bacterium DNA segment encodes these proteins:
- the mltG gene encoding endolytic transglycosylase MltG encodes MARKKKFFSFKKQSLTVKILISALALLMFIVFIKGFETFREIYMSNVVLHGQKTSYVCIPTGSKLEDVSNLLYEKNYIVNKRSFEWLAEKMNYRHHVHPGRYKLKNHMSNNSLIKLLRSGEQEPVHLVFNSIRTKDEFAEKIASQIEAKKEAVLDLLNDADFLSKYNFKPATVMAMFIPNTYDIYWNTSAKKFLGKMYNEYNRFWTDSRIAKAKNIGLSKVEVITLASIVSEESNKVDEMPKIAGVYMNRLNKGMKLQADPTIRFALNDFTIKRVLNKDLEVKSPYNTYLYEGLPPGPICIPSLAAINSVLNYKHHNYLYFCAKEDFSGYHNFASTVPQHKQNAIRYQKALNQRNIFK; translated from the coding sequence ATGGCAAGGAAAAAGAAATTTTTTAGTTTTAAAAAGCAAAGCCTTACAGTAAAGATACTTATTTCAGCGTTGGCTTTACTGATGTTCATAGTCTTTATTAAGGGATTTGAGACCTTCAGGGAGATATACATGTCCAATGTTGTTTTGCATGGTCAAAAGACATCGTATGTCTGTATCCCTACTGGTTCTAAACTGGAAGATGTAAGCAATCTTTTGTACGAAAAAAATTATATTGTCAACAAACGTTCGTTCGAATGGCTGGCTGAAAAGATGAACTATCGTCACCATGTACATCCTGGCCGTTATAAATTAAAAAACCACATGAGTAACAACAGTCTTATTAAGCTGTTGCGTTCGGGAGAGCAGGAACCTGTTCATCTGGTTTTCAACAGTATCCGCACAAAGGATGAGTTTGCTGAAAAAATTGCTTCTCAGATTGAAGCTAAAAAAGAGGCAGTACTTGACCTGCTCAATGATGCCGATTTTCTTTCAAAATATAACTTTAAACCGGCCACAGTTATGGCCATGTTCATCCCCAATACTTATGATATTTACTGGAATACTTCTGCAAAGAAATTTTTGGGGAAGATGTATAATGAGTATAATAGGTTTTGGACGGACAGCCGGATTGCTAAAGCCAAGAACATCGGTTTAAGTAAGGTTGAAGTGATTACCCTGGCTTCTATTGTTAGTGAAGAATCAAATAAAGTTGACGAAATGCCTAAAATTGCCGGGGTTTATATGAACCGGCTGAATAAAGGAATGAAACTTCAGGCTGATCCGACAATCCGTTTTGCTTTAAATGATTTTACCATCAAACGTGTGCTGAATAAAGACTTGGAAGTAAAATCCCCTTACAATACATATTTGTATGAGGGTTTACCCCCTGGGCCTATATGCATCCCTTCTTTAGCTGCTATCAATTCCGTGCTGAATTATAAACATCACAATTATTTATATTTTTGTGCCAAAGAGGATTTTTCGGGTTATCATAATTTTGCAAGTACGGTACCGCAACATAAACAGAATGCCATCAGGTATCAGAAAGCTTTGAACCAACGCAATATTTTTAAATAA
- a CDS encoding methylglyoxal synthase, with protein sequence MDKVKRIALVAHDHTKKDMEEWVEWNWKELVNHKIVCTGTTGKLVEETLNRKIEEEGLPPMKYPVVKLKSGPLGGDMQLGGLISQGEIDIVIFFWDPMFTQPHDVDVKALLRITVLYNVPTASNRSTADFIISSELFHKKYAPIPNDFSDYINRKIHL encoded by the coding sequence ATGGATAAAGTGAAACGAATTGCTCTGGTAGCTCATGACCATACCAAAAAAGATATGGAAGAATGGGTTGAATGGAACTGGAAAGAACTTGTAAACCACAAAATTGTCTGTACAGGCACTACAGGGAAGTTAGTGGAAGAAACATTGAACCGGAAAATTGAGGAAGAAGGACTTCCTCCAATGAAATATCCCGTCGTAAAATTAAAAAGTGGCCCGCTGGGAGGAGACATGCAATTGGGTGGTTTAATCAGTCAGGGAGAAATTGATATTGTAATATTCTTCTGGGATCCCATGTTTACTCAGCCCCATGATGTTGATGTAAAAGCGCTTTTAAGAATCACGGTACTTTACAATGTACCTACTGCAAGTAACCGTTCCACTGCAGATTTCATCATTTCATCTGAATTATTTCACAAGAAATACGCCCCCATACCGAATGATTTCAGCGATTATATCAACCGGAAAATACACTTATAA